taaggaagctgagcaGAGGGGTTAGCTAGCTCCCCAGGGAAGAAGTTGGGGTAGGGGGTCACCTTGCCAGAGTCGCAGGCTCTGGAGCTCCACGGAGGGCCAGATGGCCAAGGGATTGGGGGCGTAGAGCGGGTTCCGGAGTTTCCGTTGCTCTTTTGGCTGGTTGAGCCCAGACCACAAGGAGTGTGTTCGAGTCCTCACTTCACAAAGGCATCTGTAGGAAGTGAGTTTCCAGACTCAAGCTATGCCTTCTGGGATTCTGGGTTGGGGACCCTGGTTAGTAGGGTGCCAGCCATCCTGGGGCAGTGATAACCTCTCCTTTTTTCTGCACCTGTTCTTGCCAGTCAGATACATGTACTGGCACTAGAATAAAgtagaacaaaacaaagtcctaGTTGTTCAGGGGTTCCACTTAGTTCTGCCTGGAAGTATCAGGGAGGCTCATGAGAATGTGCCACTTGGGCTGGGTCTGTCTGCAGAAGTTCACCAGGTGCACAAAAACGTGGAAATACTCAGGAGGGGAGACTGGGGCCAAGAGCAAGAAAGTGGGAACAGGCCCAAGTGAATGTTGGCGAGTTTTTTTAAGCTGGTGACGGGAACTACAGCAGTGAGACGGCTGTCCCAATAGCCCACGTGGGAAGGAGAGTCTGGGTTGGGGTTAGCAGGAGGGGTCTTTGACAGGAAAGGACCAAGTAAGAAAGTTTTAGGAGAAAAGCTGTATATGAAGGACGGGGGAGAGGGAGTTACACAAAGATAACCATTTCTAACCTGGATGACCCAGTAGTGGAGTCAGCGAAAACAACATGGGGGATGGGGACCCAGGCAACTAAAGAGAACAGTCTCATCTCAGACCGATGAGAGATGGCTCTGGGGGGGTCTTGGGAGCACATGCAACGAGCCAACCAAATAGTAAGAACAACCACTgcttgtgtgccaggcactgtgctaagcactccCCATGCCTTAACTCCACTAATCTGCACACAGCCCTGCTCCGCAGAGATTGTGGCTGCCGTTAGAATCCTCTCCTTGCTACAGATGGATAGAAACTGAGACAGGTTTCCTAGGATGCCCCAACAGGTGAGTGGTGGAGCTGGAAGTTAAGCCCAAACAATTTGACTCCGTTTTCAACCTCTACACCATTGCTTCACTAGAATCGACCCTGCAAGTGGTAGGGAGCCccagaaatgatttattttgcaGCAACTCTCCCCATCGGTCCTTGTTTTTAAGCTAGGGGTGCACGTGCCCTTGGTTCTGGACACAGTAGGTAGGTCTGTAGGATTGTCCTTGGACCCATTCAAATCTGCGTTTGCAGAAATTAGGGGAAAGCATGGGGtttggaggcaggggaggagaaaaCACTCCAGAGTTTTCCCCAAAGAGAAACTCATTCAAAAGGCAAAGATGCCTTCCAGGGACATAGGTGCTGACACAGCAGGTGTCTGACCCCATCCTGTGCCTGGCCCCTGACTCACCTTGACACCCCCTTAGCTCACCTCTCCTTTTCGCTGTTGCAGAGGAAGGTGCCAAAAGGGGAGGCATACGCGTGCTCAAACAGAGCCAACAGCAGCCCCTCCCCAAACTCCAGCGACAGCGGGAACTGGCGGCCCAGCTGCCACACGCAgtccaggaagaggagaaaggtggGTGCCTCGTGCTTGGGACGGGCATGGGAGAAGGCCGAGTGGGCACAGCGCAGCTGGAAGGGGTGGCCAGCCTGGGAAAGGGGTAGAGCCATGGGCACAAGGAAACAGGGTTTCTGGAtagaggggctgggctggggctgagtGGCCACTTACCTGGATCCACTCCCGCTCCACCAGTTCCTGGAATCCAGCCATGGTCCGGCTCACAGGGTCCAGGATGAGCTGGGCCAGCGAAGTCACAAGCAGGGTGCTATCTGTGCCTTCAGCCCCATGCACCAAGATGCAGGCCCCTTCCCTGTGGGCCAGGACTTATTAACTGGCCAGTCCCTCCCTGCCTGGGGTGGCCGGGCCAGGAATCGAATGGGCCCATTTCTAGACTGTATGTGCTTACTGAGACGTGGTTGTGTGCCCAGGGGTTGAGAGCCCTGCCCGTCCGCCCTGTTCTCTGCCTCGTAGGGTGGGGCCTTACCTCTCCATGCCCTGGGCTGCTAGGCAGGCGGTGCTCAGTGCCTCTTTCACATGTGCCAGCCAGCAGCAGCCTTCTAGTCGACGGAGCCAGCTATCCGTGCTCTGCTGCAGGTCCCCACAGGCCTCCACCAGGCGCACGAAGCTCTCCTGTAGGGGCTGTCCCCTGCACAAGTGGGAATCTGGTCATCCCATCTCCAGCCCAAGCTCTGGTGAGCACAGCCTGGGAGCCAGTGCTCCAGACCaatgagggagacaaagaactcTCAGAGGAGCCCATTCGACAAGAGGGACACAGGACCCTTTGGGGAGCTCACTTAATCTGATGGGAATGATTCAGTATCTTTGGGGATTCCCCAATCTGATGGAGGAGACCCAAGACCCCTTGGGGGAGACCTagtctgttggggggggggggtacctgggGAAAGGTCACACAACTCTGTCGGAAACAATGCCATGGGAAACGCCCAATTTGATGGGAGCAACACAGTACTCCCTGGGGAGTCCCCGTCTGACAAGAGAAACACAATACTCTTAGGATTCTGGTATCTGCCCCTACTTCCCAGAAACTGCTCTGCTCAAGATCACCAATGTGACCTCCCATCAGAAAATCTAATGGAGATTTTTCCAGCCCTGTTTAAAAGCCTTCAATGGCTCCCCTCTGCCTTTAGGATAAAGTCTAAGCTCATAATCGTGGCATTCAAGACCTTTTCTCTGGTCGCTGTCACCCCTTTAGCCCCATCTCTCTATACACTCTACCTCACACTCTATACTCCCACCAGACTGACATACTTGCAGCTCCCCAAGCAGGGCAAATGGCCAGGAACTCTGCAGTTCTGTCCACTTGCAGTGTCCTGCTCTCCGGCTAACTCCTTTCTGGTGTCAGGTAAAAGGGATGCTTTCTTTGCACTACCCACACacaagagaggggcgcctgctCTATGCTGCTGCTTATCACACTGAATCCTAACTGCCAATTTACTGCGGATCTCTCAGCCACGTCTGGGCTGGCCACCATCTCAGTCTCTGGTGCTCAATCAACACTGgctgaataaaggaataaacgGGTTTGTATTCTGGACAGGGGAGCTTCCTCAAAGCACAATAACTCCCTTAGGACCTCCTCTCGGTACTACCAGCACCTGGAGACCCAGGTAATAGTTACAGGTGTGCAGGTCCAGCactcagggcagggctgggaccaatggggaggggtgtgtgtgtgtgtgtgtgtgcgcgcgcgcgtgtgtgtgcgcgcgcgcgcgtctGTGTAGTGTAGTTGCTCCTGGAAGTCAGTTTAATGGAGagaggctttttcttttccaggcagagttggggtgcctggagaGAAATGAGATCTGTCAGTGGGGGTGTTCAAGTGGGGATGCCCACCTGGTGGGATGGCTACCCGGAAATGCCTGACAATTCCTAAGGTTACTGGAAGACACCCCCCTACTcctactgccccccccccccccgcacacgtTCATGGAGAGTCCTGTAGGAGACCGCCTAGGAGAGGACGAAGACCCTTCACCTCTCCAGCGGCCGGTGCAGCCTTTTCCAGCCAGGGTAGGCGGCTTTGGCCTCGGTCCCGCCGCCAGTCATGCGGGCCTGTTTGGCGGCCTGAGACGAGCGCGTGTCCAAGATGAAGCCCCGGGCCCCAGGGCGAGCCCCCGCCAGCACAGCTCGCAGCAGCTCCTCGTCCTCAGCGCAGCGCCTTTTCTGGGGACCAGTCAGGGGCTGGCTGGAACGTACCAGCACCTGCGGACCGGGACTGCGCTCCGGAAGCCGTAGCCACCCAGCCTTGGCTTGGGGACTCCTCTCCCGGAGCCCCGAGGGAGGGTCTACACACTAGGGCAGGTCTAAAGCTGGCAGGGGCAGGCCGGAGCCTAGGGCCTTAGTGGCAGAACTGGCCGGGCGCCGGGCCCGGCCTTGGGTGTGTTGTAGTCAGAGGGGAAAGGGACCCGAAGAGTAGGCCGTGGACGAGTCCAGGATTGACAAAGAAGGGACTAAGCTCAGGGGGCCCGaccggccgggggcggggcccggggttGGCGAGACTCCGAaactggggagaggggcggggtcAGAGTCAAGGAAggccggagggggcggggcctgttGGAGGCAGGACCCCGCGCGGCCAAAAAGGGTTGGTGCCGGCGGGCGGCAGCCGCGCTGCGAATTGGCCGGACCGGTGCAGAAAAGGGCCAAGAAGGGCCGCAGTTGGTCCAAGAGGCAGAGTCTGGGGAGGGGCGGGCTCACGGTTCCGCTGGGCGCGTGGTGGTAGCTGAGCACAGGGAAGCGGCCTCCCTGGCGGAAGCGGGCGCTGCGCGCCAGGGCACCATCGTCCACAGAGCGAGGCACGATCACCGCGCGGGGGTAACTGGGGCACACGCTGAAGTCCTCGTTCACCTCGCTCAGCCGCCAAGCGTTGGTCTGCGGCCCAGGGAGAGGCGAAGGCCAGGTGTAGGGCACCCAGTGAGTGTCCGGACCCCACGCCCCTTCCAGGCGCGGCGCTCGCACAACCGTGGGCCCCCAGGACCGCAC
The window above is part of the Prionailurus bengalensis isolate Pbe53 chromosome C1, Fcat_Pben_1.1_paternal_pri, whole genome shotgun sequence genome. Proteins encoded here:
- the LOC122480229 gene encoding myotubularin-related protein 9-like isoform X2, with protein sequence MEFSDLIRSGRAQAKLLRGPEAPPLHGTLCLTGHHLLLSPGPQATSELWLLLLRSVDSIEKRVASDSGTITLRCKDLRVLQLEIEGVEASLDIARSIEALSSLESVITSFPFFYRPKGLRLGDAWHFHPPERYYKRVARETNAWRLSEVNEDFSVCPSYPRAVIVPRSVDDGALARSARFRQGGRFPVLSYHHAPSGTVLVRSSQPLTGPQKRRCAEDEELLRAVLAGARPGARGFILDTRSSQAAKQARMTGGGTEAKAAYPGWKRLHRPLERGQPLQESFVRLVEACGDLQQSTDSWLRRLEGCCWLAHVKEALSTACLAAQGMEREGACILVHGAEGTDSTLLVTSLAQLILDPVSRTMAGFQELVEREWIQAGHPFQLRCAHSAFSHARPKHEAPTFLLFLDCVWQLGRQFPLSLEFGEGLLLALFEHAYASPFGTFLCNSEKERCLCEVRTRTHSLWSGLNQPKEQRKLRNPLYAPNPLAIWPSVELQSLRLWQASLSVLLLLRPISALDPPT
- the LOC122480229 gene encoding myotubularin-related protein 9-like isoform X1; translated protein: MEFSDLIRSGRAQAKLLRGPEAPPLHGTLCLTGHHLLLSPGPQATSELWLLLLRSVDSIEKRVASDSGTITLRCKDLRVLQLEIEGVEASLDIARSIEALSSLESVITSFPFFYRPKGLRLGDAWHFHPPERYYKRVARETNAWRLSEVNEDFSVCPSYPRAVIVPRSVDDGALARSARFRQGGRFPVLSYHHAPSGTVLVRSSQPLTGPQKRRCAEDEELLRAVLAGARPGARGFILDTRSSQAAKQARMTGGGTEAKAAYPGWKRLHRPLERGQPLQESFVRLVEACGDLQQSTDSWLRRLEGCCWLAHVKEALSTACLAAQGMEREGACILVHGAEGTDSTLLVTSLAQLILDPVSRTMAGFQELVEREWIQAGHPFQLRCAHSAFSHARPKHEAPTFLLFLDCVWQLGRQFPLSLEFGEGLLLALFEHAYASPFGTFLCNSEKERCLCEVRTRTHSLWSGLNQPKEQRKLRNPLYAPNPLAIWPSVELQSLRLWQGLFLRWIRPPEPSEVAWEKVWQIVTDKEKTKLSQPTVSASEPQL